A genomic segment from Desulfovibrio sp. encodes:
- a CDS encoding DUF169 domain-containing protein gives MNKFEKLHETLMREMRLIHAPVAIKYFFDQEELDSFKKNQPHYSPIKPLTFCQSEVGARMEGITVIVERENLGCTNASFVFGWKDLDESEVKSHLKYCADADHARQVLEAKPHVPANLLAVAVSPLAAMTVQPDVVHFVCDTMQAYHIIGDWMATQRIDNFHPSMSVNSAVCSGNVYTLNTKQANLYLACSGSYNSGKTERGEINVAIPGEHIEALVQRLEDRVTQKGGASITRLGEPFPGAAICKNCPLIIFKKEREA, from the coding sequence ATGAATAAGTTTGAAAAGCTCCATGAAACTTTGATGCGCGAGATGCGTCTTATCCATGCTCCCGTTGCAATTAAATACTTCTTCGACCAGGAAGAGCTTGATTCTTTCAAAAAAAACCAGCCCCACTATTCCCCCATTAAGCCGCTCACCTTTTGTCAGAGTGAAGTTGGCGCACGAATGGAAGGAATTACAGTTATTGTCGAACGCGAAAACCTTGGCTGTACCAATGCCAGTTTTGTGTTCGGCTGGAAGGATCTGGACGAATCCGAGGTAAAAAGCCACCTCAAGTATTGCGCCGATGCCGACCATGCGCGCCAGGTTCTTGAAGCAAAACCGCATGTTCCGGCCAACCTGCTCGCAGTGGCTGTGAGCCCGCTCGCCGCCATGACCGTGCAGCCCGATGTGGTGCATTTTGTGTGCGACACCATGCAGGCCTACCATATTATCGGCGACTGGATGGCAACCCAGCGCATCGACAACTTCCACCCGTCCATGAGCGTGAACTCTGCCGTTTGCTCCGGCAACGTCTACACGCTGAACACCAAGCAGGCCAACCTGTACCTTGCGTGCAGCGGCAGCTATAATTCGGGCAAGACCGAGCGCGGCGAAATCAATGTGGCCATTCCCGGCGAGCACATTGAAGCTCTTGTGCAGCGCCTTGAAGACCGCGTTACCCAAAAGGGCGGCGCTTCCATCACCCGCCTGGGCGAACCCTTCCCCGGCGCGGCCATCTGCAAAAACTGCCCCCTGATCATCTTCAAGAAAGAACGCGAAGCCTAA
- a CDS encoding sodium:proton antiporter: MPDMALASTGHPSIPGAQLSVLWAIPFVCMLLSIAVLPLALPHLWERHFGKIAACWGMAFLVPCLMIYGFSVALYEFLHIILLDYIPFLVLLFTLFTVAGGVRLTGSLVGTPAVNTGLLAVGTVLASCMGTTGAAMLLIRPLLRANAHRRYRAHSVVFFIFLVANIGGSLTPLGDPPLFLGFLKGVDFFWTTTHLLTKTSLLAAILLVIFFALDSVLYNKEGCPQPAARNDAPEEKLGFEGGVNLLFLLGVVIAVLASGLYPLGELVSVFGVPVEAQNLLRDVALLCLAGLSLRFTSRRCRELNGFSWAPIEEVAKLFFGIFISMIPAIAILRAGTDGALAPLIRLVSQDGQPVNAMYFWLAGILSSFLDNAPTYLVFFNTAGGDAQRLMHEMPATLAAISAGAVFMGANSYIGNAPNFMVRSIAESDGVRMPSFFGYMLWSVGILVPLFALLTWLFFM; the protein is encoded by the coding sequence ATGCCCGATATGGCGCTGGCGTCCACTGGTCACCCCAGCATTCCAGGTGCGCAGCTTTCGGTTCTCTGGGCCATTCCCTTTGTGTGCATGCTGCTTTCCATTGCTGTATTGCCTCTGGCGTTGCCGCATCTGTGGGAAAGGCATTTTGGCAAGATAGCCGCTTGCTGGGGCATGGCATTTCTGGTCCCCTGCCTGATGATTTACGGCTTCAGTGTCGCCCTGTACGAATTTTTACATATCATTCTACTTGATTACATTCCCTTTCTGGTGCTGCTGTTCACCCTGTTTACGGTGGCTGGCGGTGTGCGTTTGACAGGCTCGCTGGTGGGAACCCCGGCGGTAAACACCGGTCTGCTGGCTGTAGGCACGGTGCTGGCAAGCTGCATGGGCACAACCGGCGCCGCCATGCTGCTTATTCGCCCCCTGTTGCGGGCCAATGCCCACCGCAGATATCGGGCACATTCTGTGGTGTTTTTCATCTTTCTTGTGGCCAACATTGGTGGTTCGCTCACACCCCTTGGAGATCCACCGCTGTTTTTGGGTTTTTTAAAGGGCGTGGACTTTTTTTGGACAACAACCCACCTGCTGACAAAAACCAGCCTGCTGGCCGCAATTTTGCTGGTGATCTTTTTTGCTCTTGATTCCGTGCTGTACAATAAAGAAGGCTGTCCGCAACCTGCGGCTCGCAATGATGCGCCAGAAGAAAAACTGGGGTTTGAAGGTGGCGTTAACCTGCTGTTTTTGCTGGGTGTGGTGATTGCCGTGCTTGCGTCGGGTCTGTACCCGCTGGGCGAGCTGGTTTCGGTATTTGGCGTGCCGGTTGAAGCGCAGAACCTGCTGCGCGACGTTGCCCTGCTATGTCTGGCCGGGCTGTCGCTCCGGTTTACGAGCAGGCGCTGCCGCGAACTGAATGGTTTTTCGTGGGCACCCATTGAAGAAGTGGCCAAGCTGTTCTTTGGCATCTTTATCAGCATGATTCCTGCCATTGCCATCTTGCGGGCAGGAACAGATGGCGCGTTGGCCCCGCTGATACGTCTTGTTTCGCAAGATGGGCAGCCAGTAAACGCCATGTACTTCTGGCTTGCCGGCATACTTTCTAGCTTTCTGGATAATGCGCCAACCTATCTTGTGTTCTTCAACACCGCTGGTGGGGACGCGCAGCGTCTCATGCACGAAATGCCCGCAACGCTCGCGGCCATATCTGCTGGTGCTGTTTTTATGGGGGCCAATAGCTATATTGGCAACGCGCCCAACTTTATGGTGCGCTCCATTGCAGAAAGCGATGGTGTGCGCATGCCCAGCTTTTTTGGCTACATGCTGTGGTCGGTGGGTATTCTTGTGCCCTTGTTTGCGCTGCTGACCTGGCTGTTCTTTATGTAG
- a CDS encoding methyl-accepting chemotaxis protein: protein MEQLDTMSQAVGKAVSEKMDVYFNLLEITSRMLTNTVGVNPDDVYEYKRNLLIQLLNQTKLVEAYYAFDTGETHNNKGVIKNFNAKSLGREWYTRMYNGEKRVVTTPYTSSIGATVMAVGVPLMENGKISGTLCINLGLTDITNFTNHVLEFDNIFLTRPDGYIMANRDDKRIGKSLWEAIPDLKKYTDLQKNSRIQFTHNGKAYEGSLYIIAGLGWKVWTYKPLEEIQADSTANLHTSAITAVVALVLSALMVHFLVTMLIFKPLGKGVVFATAVAEGNLDETLDIKSKDEVGTLADALRNMVARLKEMIRTTEEKERHAHAEAERAQKAVAEAEEARKEAELATRRGILQAASQIEGVVARIASSTEELAAQSEQIAKAAEIQRQRMGDTSVGMEQMTASIVDVARNSGQAASNAAKTQQEAGQGVTLVRQVVASVNHVHEQTQAMKVDLTALGKQADSIGAIMDVINDIADQTNLLALNAAIEAARAGEAGRGFAVVADEVRKLAEKTIGATKQVGENISGMQTAARQSITSMDRASTVVEETTTLSHKSGEVLDAILGLAKENAEQAQSIATAAEEQSSASEEISRSLDEVSRLTSDTTRGQSESATAIQQLAEMTGDLSRIVENLKKS from the coding sequence ATGGAACAGCTGGATACCATGTCGCAGGCAGTGGGCAAGGCTGTGTCAGAAAAGATGGACGTGTATTTCAACCTGCTTGAAATCACCTCGCGCATGTTGACAAACACCGTGGGGGTGAACCCGGATGACGTTTATGAATATAAGCGTAATCTGCTGATTCAGCTGCTTAACCAGACAAAGCTTGTGGAAGCCTACTATGCCTTCGATACGGGTGAAACACACAATAACAAGGGCGTGATAAAGAATTTTAACGCCAAGTCGCTGGGGCGTGAGTGGTATACGCGCATGTACAACGGCGAAAAGCGCGTGGTCACAACGCCGTATACCTCGTCCATCGGTGCAACTGTTATGGCCGTGGGTGTTCCACTGATGGAAAACGGCAAAATTTCCGGCACGCTCTGCATCAATCTTGGCCTTACAGACATCACCAATTTTACCAACCATGTGTTGGAGTTTGACAATATCTTTTTGACCCGCCCCGATGGTTATATCATGGCCAACCGCGACGACAAGCGCATTGGCAAAAGCCTGTGGGAAGCAATACCCGACCTCAAGAAATACACAGATCTGCAGAAAAACAGCCGTATCCAGTTTACGCATAACGGCAAGGCCTACGAGGGCAGCCTGTACATCATCGCCGGATTGGGCTGGAAGGTCTGGACATACAAGCCGCTTGAAGAAATCCAGGCCGACTCGACAGCGAATCTGCATACCAGCGCCATTACGGCCGTTGTAGCTCTGGTGCTGTCGGCCCTGATGGTGCATTTTCTGGTTACGATGCTGATCTTCAAGCCCTTGGGCAAGGGTGTTGTTTTTGCCACGGCGGTAGCAGAGGGCAACCTTGACGAAACCCTCGACATCAAGAGCAAGGATGAAGTGGGTACGCTGGCCGATGCTCTGCGCAACATGGTGGCGCGCCTTAAAGAAATGATACGCACCACCGAAGAAAAAGAACGCCATGCACATGCCGAGGCCGAACGCGCGCAAAAGGCCGTGGCCGAGGCGGAAGAGGCACGCAAGGAGGCCGAACTGGCCACCCGGCGAGGAATTTTGCAGGCTGCCAGCCAGATAGAAGGTGTAGTTGCCCGCATTGCATCCAGCACCGAAGAGCTGGCCGCCCAGTCGGAACAGATTGCCAAAGCGGCAGAAATTCAGCGCCAGCGCATGGGGGATACCTCTGTGGGCATGGAGCAGATGACCGCTTCCATTGTAGATGTGGCCCGTAATTCGGGGCAGGCTGCCTCCAATGCCGCCAAAACCCAGCAGGAAGCGGGGCAGGGTGTTACCCTGGTGCGTCAGGTTGTCGCATCGGTAAACCACGTGCACGAGCAGACCCAGGCCATGAAGGTTGACCTTACCGCTCTTGGCAAGCAGGCCGACAGCATTGGCGCCATCATGGACGTTATTAATGATATTGCAGACCAGACCAACCTGCTGGCGCTGAATGCCGCCATTGAAGCTGCCCGCGCTGGTGAAGCCGGCCGTGGTTTTGCGGTAGTTGCCGATGAAGTGCGCAAGCTTGCGGAAAAGACCATTGGGGCCACCAAACAGGTGGGAGAAAATATCTCTGGCATGCAAACTGCCGCCAGGCAGAGCATTACCTCCATGGATCGCGCCAGTACGGTAGTGGAGGAAACCACAACCCTGTCACACAAATCTGGCGAAGTCCTCGACGCCATTCTTGGTCTGGCCAAGGAAAATGCGGAGCAGGCCCAGTCCATTGCCACTGCGGCAGAAGAACAGTCCTCCGCATCGGAAGAGATCAGTCGCAGCCTTGACGAAGTGTCCCGTCTTACCAGCGATACAACGCGCGGGCAGTCGGAATCGGCGACGGCCATTCAGCAGCTTGCTGAAATGACCGGAGATTTGAGCCGTATTGTGGAAAACTTGAAGAAGTCGTAA
- a CDS encoding YqaA family protein, with protein MSISVLWGLFFSAFVAASIFPAQSELFLAGALANKSAPFWAIIAAASIGNTFGSATNWLLGRFFLHYQDRRWFPINRTKLARAEAWYAKYGRWSLLLSWAPIIGDPITLVAGILREPFSSFIVIVAVAKTLRYLVVALITLQFA; from the coding sequence ATGAGCATAAGTGTACTTTGGGGGCTGTTTTTTTCGGCTTTTGTGGCAGCGTCGATTTTTCCGGCGCAGTCCGAACTTTTTCTGGCGGGCGCGCTGGCAAACAAGTCGGCACCGTTCTGGGCCATAATTGCCGCCGCAAGCATCGGCAATACGTTTGGCTCTGCCACAAACTGGCTGCTCGGGCGCTTTTTTTTGCACTATCAGGATCGCCGCTGGTTCCCCATCAATAGAACCAAGCTTGCCCGAGCAGAAGCATGGTACGCCAAATACGGGCGCTGGTCTCTGCTGCTGAGCTGGGCCCCCATAATTGGCGACCCTATCACCCTTGTGGCGGGTATCCTGCGTGAGCCGTTTTCATCATTTATTGTAATTGTGGCGGTAGCCAAAACACTCAGGTATCTGGTGGTGGCGCTCATCACCCTGCAGTTTGCGTAA
- a CDS encoding cyanophycin synthetase, with the protein MNTTFGTPADIQRHLDGLGLFHMDMGLGRMRRALAALDLTRPPFVVTQVLGTNGKGSTSAFLASLAIAHCCRVGLYTSPHFVSPTERIRIGGPEQPVCAPWPAESWVEPANQVMAVAPELTYFEFLTVLALLGFAREGVELAVLEAGLGGRHDATTAVAADLLCYAPIALDHKDIIGPTLADIAADKAAAIRSAAPVCSVAQFPEASRALENAARAHKAPIFRASPAPSGLRLGLNGPHQRTNAGLALAAWQQLALMLHKNTDDAPAQEQGLQQAFVPGRLQRLPGTESLPPLLLDGAHNPHGMAALIKALRAGGIKPAAAIFSCLADKDWLPAAQMLKHYLGEAPMFVVTLDNHRAAAADDIAEACNSLPPATAHALPHGPQALAQALELARALPEASETRPVLMSGSLYLLSEFFTLYPQGLMQSTGAQGA; encoded by the coding sequence ATGAATACCACGTTTGGCACTCCTGCAGACATTCAGCGCCATCTGGATGGCCTGGGTCTTTTTCATATGGATATGGGCCTTGGCCGCATGCGCCGCGCCCTGGCGGCTCTTGACCTTACGCGTCCGCCCTTTGTGGTGACGCAGGTGCTGGGCACCAACGGCAAGGGATCCACATCAGCCTTTCTGGCGTCGCTTGCGATTGCGCACTGTTGCCGTGTGGGGCTGTACACCTCGCCGCACTTTGTCAGCCCCACAGAGCGAATCCGCATTGGCGGGCCGGAACAACCAGTTTGCGCTCCGTGGCCAGCGGAAAGCTGGGTGGAACCGGCCAATCAGGTTATGGCTGTTGCGCCAGAGCTGACCTATTTTGAATTTCTCACCGTGCTGGCCCTGCTGGGTTTTGCCCGTGAAGGCGTGGAACTGGCCGTACTTGAGGCAGGCCTTGGCGGCAGGCACGACGCCACCACTGCCGTGGCCGCCGATCTTTTGTGCTATGCACCCATCGCCCTCGATCACAAAGACATCATAGGCCCCACCCTTGCCGATATAGCGGCAGACAAGGCCGCCGCCATACGCAGCGCAGCGCCCGTGTGCAGCGTTGCGCAGTTTCCGGAGGCATCCAGGGCTCTGGAAAACGCCGCACGCGCGCACAAAGCCCCCATTTTCAGGGCCAGCCCCGCGCCTTCAGGCTTGCGACTTGGGCTCAACGGCCCTCACCAGCGCACCAATGCAGGCCTGGCTCTTGCAGCCTGGCAGCAGCTTGCCCTCATGCTGCATAAAAATACAGATGACGCGCCAGCACAGGAACAGGGCCTCCAGCAAGCCTTTGTGCCGGGCCGTTTGCAGCGTCTGCCCGGCACAGAATCCCTGCCCCCTCTGTTGCTCGACGGGGCCCACAACCCCCATGGCATGGCGGCACTGATCAAGGCCCTGCGTGCCGGAGGCATCAAGCCCGCCGCAGCCATATTTTCCTGCCTTGCGGATAAAGACTGGCTGCCCGCCGCCCAGATGCTCAAGCACTATCTGGGCGAGGCCCCCATGTTTGTTGTTACACTCGACAACCACAGGGCCGCAGCGGCAGATGATATTGCGGAGGCCTGCAACAGCCTGCCGCCCGCAACGGCACACGCCTTGCCGCATGGCCCGCAGGCTCTAGCCCAGGCGCTGGAACTGGCCCGCGCCCTGCCTGAAGCCAGCGAAACCCGGCCCGTGCTCATGAGCGGTTCGCTGTACCTGCTCTCAGAATTTTTTACATTGTATCCACAGGGGCTTATGCAGAGCACCGGAGCACAGGGCGCATAA